Below is a window of Campylobacter concisus DNA.
GTTTGCTCTTAATAGATGAGGCAGGGCAGGCAAATTTAACTAACGCATTAGGCGCATTGCTTCGTTCAAACATGGCTGTTGTAGTTGGCGATCCACTTCAACTTGAGCCTGTTGTAACATTACCACCAGCTTTAAATAACGCTATTTTACGCTACTGTGATGCAAAGGATGAGTTTAATCTACTAAAATCATCAGTTCAACTTCGAGCCGATAAAGTACAAAATATTGGTACATGTATAAAAGGAGAGGGTAAGTCCATTTGGGTTGGTTCGCCACTTATCGTTCATAGAAGGTGCACCAACCCTATGTTTAAAATTTCAAACGAAACAACATATGATGATATGATGATACTTGGCAGAAGTAGTGAAAGTAAACTTAGTGATCCTAATATCAAAACAGAATGGATTGATGTTAATAGTGATGAATGGATAGGTAATTATAATAAAGCCGAAGGTATGATCGTTAAAGAGCTTTTAGATGGTAAGCTAGCCAAGCTAAAAGATAGCGTTAAGATAATAACACCTTTTAAAGATGTTTGTAAAAATTTAAAAGGGGCTGGTACCATTCACACCATGCAAGGCAAAGAAGCCGATGTTGTTATCTTTGTTCTTGGTGGTGCTACAAAAGGTGCTAGAGCATGGGCTGCTAGTACGCCAAATTTACTAAATGTAGCACTAACAAGAGCAAAAGAGGTTGTTTATATAGTTGGTAACCGAGAAAATTGGTCTAATCTGCCATATTTTGAGGTAGCTGCTAGAAAAATAGATAAAGGACAGATTTGAATCATTTTGCAAAACGCATAATCCCATGCCTTGATGTAAAAGATGGCAGAGTCGTAAAGGGTGTAAATTTCGTAGGACTTGTCGATGCTGGTGACCCAGTCGAGATAGCTAAAAGATACAACGACGAAGGTGCTGACGAGCTTTGCTTTTTGGATATCACAGCCTCTCACCTTGGTCGTGATACGATAGTTGATGTCGTAAAAAAGGTCGCAAGCAAGCTTTTTATACCCCTAACCGTTGGTGGAGGTATACGCACGATAGACGATATCTCACGCCTTTTAAATGCGGGCTGCGACAAAGTGAGCCTAAACTCATCGGCGATAAAAGATCCAAATTTGATCGATGAGGCAGCTAAGAAATTTGGCTCGCAATGTGTTGTCGTAGCAATTGATGCTAAAAAGACCGAAAATGGTTATAGTGTTTTTATAAATGGTGGCAGGATCGATACTAAAAAAGACGCCTTTTCTTGGGCTAAAGAGGTTGAGTCGCGCGGAGCAGGGGAGATATTGCTAACGTCTATGGATAACGATGGCGTCAAACAAGGTTTTAACCTTGAGCTAACAAGAATATTTAGTGCGCTTTCTATACCAACTATCGCAAGTGGCGGCGCTGGTAAGATAGAGCACTTTAAAGAGGCTTGTGAAGCCGGGGCTGATGCGTGTTTAGCTGCTTCGATATTTCACTTTGGCGAAATCGAGATAAAAAAACTAAAAGAGTATCTCAAGGCAAATGGCGTTGAAGTTAGGCTCTGATGTTAGTTATCTCTGCTGGAAAAAACGAAATTTTTGACTTTGCTTTGCCAATGGGTGTAGGGCTAGTTGATATGGCGATAAATTTGACAAAATTTTTGCAGAAACGAGCATGTATTCTGGCAGATGAAAAGGGTATAAATTTAAAAAATATCGATCCGCACTATCTTGCAAAGATTGAAACTAAATTTGCAAACTCATCAAATCCAGAGCTACAAAATCTAATCCGAAATTTGTCAAAAAATCCTGAACGAAATTTGTATCAGATGCCAGAAAAAATAGTTTTCGTTGGCTCAGCTGGTCTTTATAAAGATGGTGAAATTTTACAAATTTATGAAAGTTCGGTTGGGGCAAATATTGAAATTTCTAGCGTAGAAAATAGATCTTACTCGCCTATCGAGTGTGAAATTCCTTCTATTGTTTCACGTGGAACTATCAAAACAAATTCATCAAATTTCATAACTACAGACAAAAATTTGGCTCATAAGATGTTTGAAAAGGGTTATTTTTTAGAAAATATGGAGTTTTTTTCTGTTCTAAAAGTGGCTCAAATTTTTAAAATTCCAGCTTATGGAATTTTCGTAGCGACAAATTTTTGTGATGAAAATGCACATG
It encodes the following:
- a CDS encoding imidazole glycerol phosphate synthase subunit HisF (catalyzes the conversion of 5-[(5-phospho-1-deoxyribulos-1-ylamino)methylideneamino]-1-(5-phosphoribosyl)imidazole-4-carboxamideand glutamine to imidazole-glycerol phosphate, 5-aminoimidazol-4-carboxamideribonucleotide and glutamate; the HisF subunit acts as a cyclase), with translation MNHFAKRIIPCLDVKDGRVVKGVNFVGLVDAGDPVEIAKRYNDEGADELCFLDITASHLGRDTIVDVVKKVASKLFIPLTVGGGIRTIDDISRLLNAGCDKVSLNSSAIKDPNLIDEAAKKFGSQCVVVAIDAKKTENGYSVFINGGRIDTKKDAFSWAKEVESRGAGEILLTSMDNDGVKQGFNLELTRIFSALSIPTIASGGAGKIEHFKEACEAGADACLAASIFHFGEIEIKKLKEYLKANGVEVRL
- a CDS encoding purine-nucleoside phosphorylase, translating into MLVISAGKNEIFDFALPMGVGLVDMAINLTKFLQKRACILADEKGINLKNIDPHYLAKIETKFANSSNPELQNLIRNLSKNPERNLYQMPEKIVFVGSAGLYKDGEILQIYESSVGANIEISSVENRSYSPIECEIPSIVSRGTIKTNSSNFITTDKNLAHKMFEKGYFLENMEFFSVLKVAQIFKIPAYGIFVATNFCDENAHADFIKNHSAAKELLTKYIKENM